The stretch of DNA GTGGAGATCCTGGGGCTGATGGTGATGGGCTTGCAGCAGGGCATGAGCTTGCCCACGATACCCGCTAAAATTACTCTGGGAGCGGGGCTGCTAGACCCTGACATTGCCGACCAGGCCACGGGATTTGGATCCTCCTCCGCACTGCTGCCTCAATAGCTCCGTTAATCCTTCCCCCGTCAATCGTTCCCATCGCCACCGTAACCCCTGTGCCCAGCGACTCCGTAGATATTGCCGCCCTGCGATCGGGCCAGCTCCGTCACCTGGCCGGGGCCAATCTAGAAGACGAAGACCTGTCAGGCGCTGATTTAGCAGGCATTCACCTGGCTGGGGCCAACCTGGTCGGGGCCGACCTGAGCCGGGCCGGGCTGGCCAAGGCCCACCTGGAGGGAGCCAACCTGATGGGGGCCAGCCTGGTAGGGGCCGACCTGCGGGCCAACCTGTGGGGGGCCAACCTGATGCAGTGCGACCTCACCGGGGCCGACCTGCGGGGCGCCAACCTGCGCGGAGCTAATCTGATGGGGGCGCGCCTGGGGGGCGTGAGCCTGGGCGGGGCCTTTCTGAGTGGCTGTAACCTGATGGGGGTCAACCTGCAGGGGGTAGACCTGCGCGGAGCCGACCTGCGCGGGGCCAACCTGAGCGACACCAACCTGAAGGGGGCCGACCTGTCCCAGGCCGATCTGCAGGGGGCACGGCTGGACAACGCCAACCTGGAGGAGGCCGACCTGCGCCAGGCCAATCTGTCCGGGGCCTCCCTGGGCGGAGCCAACCTGCTCTGCGCCAATTTGAGCGGTACGCAGCTCGATGGAGTCACCCTGACGGGGGCCTGCCTGATTGGCACCCACCTGGACAAATAGCGTGAGACTAGCGTGATGCGGTAGGACCAGTTACCCCTGGGAAAATCCTATGAGCTTTGACCATCCACCCAGAATTTTGTTTCTCTACGGCTCGCTGCGCGATCGCTCCTACAGCCGCCTGCTGGCCGAGGAAGCCGCCCGCATCATCGAGAATTTTGGGGCCGAGGTGCGCTTTTTTCATCCCCACGGGTTGCCGCTCCACGGCAGCGTGCCCGACAGCCATCCCAAGGTGCAGGAGCTGCGCGACTTGGTCAGTTGGTCCGAGGGCCAGGTGTGGTGTAGCCCTGAGATGCACGGCACCCTTAGCGGCCTGATGAAACACCAGATCGATTGGATACCGCTGAGTCTGGGTGCTGTGCGACCGACCCAGGGTAAAACCCCGGCGGTGATGCAGGTGTGCGGCGGGTCGCAGTCGTACAATGCGGTCAATGCCCTGCGGGTGCTGGGGCGCTGGATGCGGATGTTTACGATTCCAAACCAGTCGTCGGTCCCTAAGGCCTACCAGGAGTTCAACGAGGACGGCACGATGAAGGCCTCGGCCTACCGCGATCGCATCATTGACGTGATGGAGGAACTCTATAAATTCACCCTGCTGCTGCGCGACCAGGTGGATTACCTCACCGATCGCTACAGCGAGCGCCAGGCCGAAACCGCCAAACAGGCCAACAAAATAGTCAGCCAGGCCACCGGCACTGACGCTGCCCCATCTGCCTGAGCCGAAGGTCCAACCGATGCCCTACAGCCTGAAACCACCCTTGCGAATCCCACCCCTTGCCCTGTCGGTAGGGACGGCCCTGCTGGCCGGGGTCGCTCAACTCGCCCCGGCCACAGCCAGCCCTGGCCCCACCGAAAAGCTGGCGGTTGACCTCAGCAGCCTCGACGAGAACGGCCTCTACGGCCCGCCCGAGGGCCTGCGATCGCTCGACTACGAGTTCTGCATTCCCACAGGCGATGCCTACGCCCAAGCCGTCCGCGCCATCGATCCCTCGGTGCAGCTGTTTCCCCACAGCCGGGGCCGGATCGGCTGCGGCGAGCACGAGGTGCTGGCGATCGGCAACACCCACCAGGCCAACCACGCCGCCATTCTCCGGTCCCTGGCCGACCTGGACTACATCGAGCGCATTCAGCCCGTGGACTGGGAGTAGCGGGTCGGCCCAGAGGCTGGGCCTGGCCGGAGCGCTGCTCACTCTAGCATCTCGGCCAGGGCGGTACCTTCCAGGGCGGTTAAGGCGGTAAAAAGCGGCTTTGGCGACCGCAGAACCACGAAAACATTTACATTGTTTAATTTCTAGACAGCTCGCTGGTCTGCGCGGCGTTGGGGGTCGCCCAGGGCCATACACTAGGAAGAATTGGAAGGCGCGGGCGATCGCGCCGCTGGGTGTTTTGGGGTTTAAGCGTGAGGTCAATGAAGTTTCAATCCTTTATTCGTCCCCTCGCCATTGCCGCTGGGCTGGTGCTGGTGCTGGGTCTGGGCCTGCTGGGCCGCCTCACCCTCAACACGCCGCTATACCTGATTGAGCGCGGTGGCCAGGCCCAGCCCCAGGCGCTTCAGTTTGTGCCCAAGCAGGCCTCGGTGGTGGCCTCGGTGCTGGTGCGCCCCGATCGCCTCGCCGACTTGTGGGAGTACCTGGCCGCCCCCCGCCTGCGCCAGGAGACCCGCCGCGACCAGCAGTTGATTGAGCAGGCGCTGCTGGCCAACACTGGCCTGAGCTACAGCCGCGACATTCAGCCCTGGCTGGGGGAAGAGGTGACTGCCGCCCTGGTCAGCCCCGACCTCGACCAGGACCCCAGCAACGGCACCACCCCTGGCTACCTGGTGGCGCTGGTCTGCAACGACAGCGCGGCGGCCCAGGCAGCTCTGGAGCTGTACTGGCAAAACCGCGCGATCGCAGGCGATGCCCTCACCTTTGAAGACTTTTCGGGCAACCGGCTGATCTACGCCCGCCGGGCCGCGTCGCGGTTACCGGACACCGATACGGCTCAGCTGGCCACCGCCCTGGTGGCCAACCGCTACCTGCTGGCGGCCAACCATCCCGACGTACTGCGCCAGGCCCTGACTGCGGCCCAGTCCAACGATCTCAACCTCCAGACCGATCGCCGCTACAAATTGGCCCTGCGATCGCTGCCCCAGGCCCGAATCGGCCTGCTGGCCCTCAACTGGCCCGCCATCCACCACTGGCTGCACCCCGAGCAGGAGGCCGACCTGAGCCTGACCCAGCTGGAAACCGCCGATGACGAGGTGGGCTGGGGGCTGATGTCGTGGCAGCTGACCCACCAGGGGCTGGTGGGCCACACCGCCCTGCTGGCGGCCCAGGGGCATCGGCTCCATCCCCAGCCAGCCACGGTGGGCGGCTGGGACGCGATCGCCCCCTACCTGCCTGAGGCCCTGGCGGTCACGGCGGGCGGCACTGACCTGGCTGCCCTGGGCCGGCACCTGAAGCCGCTGCTGGCCCTGATCGACCCAACGGGCAATGGGAGCGCCCCCCTGAGCCACGTTTTTGACAGCGCCCTGGGATCGGGGGTAGCCGAATTGCTGCAGACCGGTATCGATCGGGCCTACGGCCTGGGCCTGCAGCGCCTGGACGCCGGGTCCCCCGACTGGCTGGTGGTCGCCCCTCAAAGCGACAGCCTCAACAACACCCTGGAGGCGCTCAACGATCTGGCGCGACAGCAGGGACTGGGGGTAGGATCGCTAGATGTGCGGGGAACCCCAGCGATCGCCTGGACTCGCCTGGCCCTGCCCAACCGGGGGGCTCGCCCCCTACAGGTGGTGGCGGAGGTGGCCGGGCTCCACGCCCAGGTGGACCAGTACGAGGTGCTGGCGGCCTCTGCCGCCACCCTGGATACCGTTCTGCACCCGAACGACAGCGCCCGACAGCACCCGGCCTGGTGGCCGCAGGTGGCCCAGCTGCCTGGACCCAGCAATGGCTATGTCCATATCGACTGGGCCCAGGTACAGGCGGGACTGGCCCAGGCCGTACCCCGGTGGCGGCTGTGGGGCGCTGCGGCAGAGCCCGCCCTCAAGCATCTACGCCAAGTTACGCTGGTCAGCGGCGATCGCACCGATTCGATGCAGACCGGCAGCATTGTGGTTCAGCTCAGCAATCAGTGACGGCTATGGCAGACCTGACAGACAGAGGCACGGAGGTTGGGCCTGGCGAGTTTGCCCCCTGGCCCCTGCTCACCATGCACCTGGGAGGCCACCCCCTCGACCAGGCGCAACTCCAGCAGCTGCTGGCCTGGGAGTTGGCCAACCCTGAGCGGGCGGCGGCCTGGGGCATTACCCCGGCCAACGGCCCTGGCCAGCTGCAAGAGCGCCTGGACTGGCTGCAGGCGCTGGCTCCCCGCCACGGGGACTTGCCCCTGCCGCCAGCCCCTCTGGAGCAATGCCTACCGCTGTACTGGCAGCTGTGGCTGCCCCTGGCCCTTACCCTCAAGCAGGCCCGCGACGAACTCAACCGGCCCCTAATTCAGGGCGTTCTGGGCGTCCAGGGCACCGGCAAAACCACCCTCACTCTGATTTTGCAGCACCTGCTGGAGGGCATGGGCTATCGGGCCGTGGGCCTCTCCATCGACGACCTCTACAAGACCTACCGCGATCGCCAGCAGCTGGTTCAGGCCGACCCCCGGCTGCGGTGGCGGGGACCGCCGGGTACCCACGACATCGACCTGGGGCTGACCACGCTGGCCCACATTCGCACGGCGGCGGCGGGGGAGGCGGTGGCCCTGCCCCGGTTCGACAAGTCGCTGCACGGTGGCCAGGGCGATCGCAGCGATCCTGAGTGGGTGCGAGATGTGGATATTCTGCTGTTTGAGGGCTGGTTTTTGGGAGCGCGACCCATCGATCCCAGCGGGTTTGACCGGGCTCCAGCGCCGATTCTCACCGAGGCCGATCGCCAGTTTGCCCGCGATATGAACGCCCAACTGGCTACCTACCTGCCCCTGTGGGACTGCCTGGATCGCCTGATGGTGCTCTGCCCCGCCGACTATCGCCTGAGCAAACAGTGGCGCAAAGCCGCCGAGCACCAGATGAAGGCCCTGGGCAAGGACGGCATGAGCGATGCCATCATCGATGAATTTGTCGACTACTTCTGGCGAGCGCTGCACCCAGAGCTGTTTATTGATTCCCTCAAGCGGGATGGCGAACACGTTGACCTGGTGGTAGAAATTGACCGCGATCGCATCCCCAGGGCGATCTATTCCCCAGCATTAGCTATGATTTAAGCTCAGACCTTAAAATAGCCAGCGCCATTTTTTTTGATTTAGGATTTTTTTAGCCCGAATATAGCTTTTATTATGAGCCTTAACGTTCAAGTTATT from Leptolyngbya sp. KIOST-1 encodes:
- a CDS encoding pentapeptide repeat-containing protein, which codes for MPSDSVDIAALRSGQLRHLAGANLEDEDLSGADLAGIHLAGANLVGADLSRAGLAKAHLEGANLMGASLVGADLRANLWGANLMQCDLTGADLRGANLRGANLMGARLGGVSLGGAFLSGCNLMGVNLQGVDLRGADLRGANLSDTNLKGADLSQADLQGARLDNANLEEADLRQANLSGASLGGANLLCANLSGTQLDGVTLTGACLIGTHLDK
- the arsH gene encoding arsenical resistance protein ArsH; its protein translation is MSFDHPPRILFLYGSLRDRSYSRLLAEEAARIIENFGAEVRFFHPHGLPLHGSVPDSHPKVQELRDLVSWSEGQVWCSPEMHGTLSGLMKHQIDWIPLSLGAVRPTQGKTPAVMQVCGGSQSYNAVNALRVLGRWMRMFTIPNQSSVPKAYQEFNEDGTMKASAYRDRIIDVMEELYKFTLLLRDQVDYLTDRYSERQAETAKQANKIVSQATGTDAAPSA
- a CDS encoding DUF3352 domain-containing protein; translation: MKFQSFIRPLAIAAGLVLVLGLGLLGRLTLNTPLYLIERGGQAQPQALQFVPKQASVVASVLVRPDRLADLWEYLAAPRLRQETRRDQQLIEQALLANTGLSYSRDIQPWLGEEVTAALVSPDLDQDPSNGTTPGYLVALVCNDSAAAQAALELYWQNRAIAGDALTFEDFSGNRLIYARRAASRLPDTDTAQLATALVANRYLLAANHPDVLRQALTAAQSNDLNLQTDRRYKLALRSLPQARIGLLALNWPAIHHWLHPEQEADLSLTQLETADDEVGWGLMSWQLTHQGLVGHTALLAAQGHRLHPQPATVGGWDAIAPYLPEALAVTAGGTDLAALGRHLKPLLALIDPTGNGSAPLSHVFDSALGSGVAELLQTGIDRAYGLGLQRLDAGSPDWLVVAPQSDSLNNTLEALNDLARQQGLGVGSLDVRGTPAIAWTRLALPNRGARPLQVVAEVAGLHAQVDQYEVLAASAATLDTVLHPNDSARQHPAWWPQVAQLPGPSNGYVHIDWAQVQAGLAQAVPRWRLWGAAAEPALKHLRQVTLVSGDRTDSMQTGSIVVQLSNQ
- a CDS encoding glycerate kinase, yielding MADLTDRGTEVGPGEFAPWPLLTMHLGGHPLDQAQLQQLLAWELANPERAAAWGITPANGPGQLQERLDWLQALAPRHGDLPLPPAPLEQCLPLYWQLWLPLALTLKQARDELNRPLIQGVLGVQGTGKTTLTLILQHLLEGMGYRAVGLSIDDLYKTYRDRQQLVQADPRLRWRGPPGTHDIDLGLTTLAHIRTAAAGEAVALPRFDKSLHGGQGDRSDPEWVRDVDILLFEGWFLGARPIDPSGFDRAPAPILTEADRQFARDMNAQLATYLPLWDCLDRLMVLCPADYRLSKQWRKAAEHQMKALGKDGMSDAIIDEFVDYFWRALHPELFIDSLKRDGEHVDLVVEIDRDRIPRAIYSPALAMI